In Microbacterium foliorum, the following proteins share a genomic window:
- a CDS encoding D-arabinono-1,4-lactone oxidase has protein sequence MTRIGGTWQNWARSAQVTPLRVERPRTPEGVQRAVRAAVSQGLTVKAVGAGHSFTGIAVAPGVLLELDDMQGLVSADAATGRATLLAGTRLHRIPSLLAPFGLAMENLGDIDRQSISGAISTGTHGTGAGYGGLATQIVGATLVTAAGEFLRVDEGQNADLLPAVALGLGALGILVEVTLQCVPIYLMEAVDEPAPLEDVLETLHDTVAASDHFEFYWFPHTDIALTKRQTRVPESTRRQPLPVLGRWIDETLLSNGVYRAVCATGQAVPAITPPFNRLAVKLTGDRRYTELSHRVLTQSRTVRFREMEYAVPVENVVPAFRAVRDLIERRGWRVEFPIEVRFAAEDDRWLSTAYGRASGYIAVHRYWRADPSAYFEAVEQIMLEHGGRPHWGKLHTQTAEELRERYPRFADFTALRDRLDPDRRFTNRYLDRVLGA, from the coding sequence GTGACCCGGATCGGGGGTACCTGGCAGAACTGGGCGAGGTCTGCGCAGGTCACGCCGCTTCGCGTCGAGCGCCCGCGCACCCCCGAAGGCGTCCAGCGCGCCGTCCGCGCGGCGGTCTCGCAGGGGCTCACGGTGAAGGCGGTCGGCGCGGGGCACAGTTTCACGGGCATCGCCGTTGCGCCCGGGGTGCTCCTGGAGCTCGACGACATGCAGGGTCTGGTGTCGGCGGATGCGGCCACGGGGCGAGCTACGCTGCTCGCGGGCACGCGACTGCACCGCATCCCCTCGCTCCTTGCACCGTTCGGCCTCGCGATGGAGAACCTCGGCGACATCGACCGGCAGTCGATCTCGGGGGCGATCTCGACCGGGACGCACGGCACCGGCGCAGGCTACGGCGGTCTCGCGACCCAGATCGTCGGCGCGACCCTGGTCACTGCCGCAGGGGAGTTCCTCCGGGTGGACGAGGGGCAGAACGCCGATCTGCTTCCTGCGGTCGCGCTGGGCCTCGGCGCACTCGGCATCCTTGTCGAGGTGACGCTGCAGTGCGTGCCGATCTACCTCATGGAGGCGGTCGATGAGCCTGCGCCGCTCGAGGACGTGCTCGAGACCCTGCACGACACGGTCGCGGCATCGGATCACTTCGAGTTCTACTGGTTTCCGCACACCGACATCGCGCTGACCAAGAGACAGACGAGGGTGCCCGAGTCGACGAGGCGGCAGCCGCTTCCTGTCCTGGGACGATGGATCGACGAGACGCTGCTCTCGAACGGCGTGTATCGGGCAGTGTGCGCGACCGGACAGGCGGTGCCGGCCATCACTCCGCCCTTCAACAGGCTCGCCGTGAAGCTCACGGGCGACCGGCGGTACACCGAGCTGTCGCACCGCGTCCTGACGCAGAGCCGCACCGTTCGGTTCCGCGAGATGGAGTACGCGGTGCCCGTCGAGAATGTCGTGCCGGCGTTTCGCGCTGTGCGCGACCTCATCGAGCGACGCGGGTGGCGCGTCGAGTTCCCGATCGAGGTGCGCTTCGCAGCGGAGGACGACCGATGGCTCTCGACGGCATACGGCAGGGCGAGCGGATACATCGCGGTGCACCGTTACTGGCGCGCCGACCCGTCCGCGTACTTCGAGGCCGTGGAGCAGATCATGCTCGAGCACGGAGGGCGTCCGCACTGGGGCAAGCTGCACACGCAGACGGCTGAGGAGCTGCGGGAGCGCTATCCCCGCTTCGCTGACTTCACCGCGCTGCGCGACCGGCTCGACCCCGATCGTCGGTTCACCAATCGCTACCTCGATCGGGTTCTCGGTGCATGA
- a CDS encoding LemA family protein — translation MEWLVPVLIVVGVILLIGIYLWATYNSLVQLNVRVDEAWSGITVQLKRRADLIPNLIETVKGYASHEKAVFENVTRARAETLSAGGPGEAGIAEGHLQQALRSLFAVAEAYPQLQASQNFLQVQQALVDTEDKIQAARRFYNGGVRELNTKIKVFPNNLFAKGLGFTEREFFEVADSGAISEPPRVQF, via the coding sequence ATGGAATGGCTCGTGCCGGTACTGATCGTCGTCGGTGTGATTCTGCTCATCGGAATCTACCTCTGGGCGACCTACAACTCGCTGGTGCAGCTGAACGTCCGCGTCGACGAGGCGTGGAGCGGCATCACGGTTCAACTGAAGCGCAGGGCAGATCTGATACCCAACCTCATCGAGACGGTGAAGGGCTACGCCTCGCACGAGAAGGCGGTCTTCGAGAACGTGACCCGGGCGCGAGCGGAGACGCTCTCGGCCGGCGGCCCCGGTGAGGCGGGAATCGCAGAGGGTCACCTCCAGCAGGCGCTCCGCAGCCTCTTCGCGGTCGCGGAGGCGTATCCGCAGCTGCAGGCGAGCCAGAACTTCCTGCAGGTGCAGCAGGCCCTCGTCGACACCGAAGACAAGATCCAGGCCGCGCGTCGCTTCTACAACGGCGGGGTCCGCGAGCTGAACACCAAGATCAAGGTCTTCCCGAACAATCTCTTCGCGAAGGGGCTCGGGTTCACCGAACGCGAGTTCTTCGAGGTGGCCGACAGCGGAGCGATCTCCGAGCCGCCACGCGTGCAGTTCTGA
- a CDS encoding winged helix-turn-helix domain-containing protein has product MTDTLSAAQARRIALAAQGFSRARPASVSARHIHRVMDRLGVLQIDSVNVFARSHYMPLFSRLGAYDPALFDRVFHSRTTHYVEYMAHEATFIPVEDWPLWRFRMDHFRARWAAADSWMSTNTRTLRWVQDELRARGPLRPADLRDDAPRERGTWWDWDDVKLALEHLWRTGDVAISGRKGFERTYALAEQVIPDAILSQQVPRDDAIRELIRRAARSSGVATQSDLADYHRIRDRAAVTQSIVDLVDSGEILPVSVRGWDRGGRPLPSWRHRDAVLPRSIEAAALLTPFDPVVWFRDRALRAFELDYRIEIYVPAEKRRYGYYSLPVLVGDRIVARVDLKADRATSTLQVQSAWWEPQSRPDADAEKIAAELSLAAEWQGLAHVSVSRWGTAAEALHAALSGRADASVRRHVHAREVAE; this is encoded by the coding sequence GTGACCGACACCCTCAGCGCTGCCCAGGCCCGTCGCATCGCACTCGCCGCGCAGGGATTCTCACGTGCTCGTCCGGCGTCGGTGTCGGCGCGGCACATCCACCGTGTCATGGATCGCCTCGGCGTGCTGCAGATCGACTCGGTCAACGTGTTCGCACGGTCTCACTACATGCCGCTGTTCTCGCGCCTGGGTGCCTACGATCCGGCGCTCTTCGATCGTGTCTTCCATTCGCGCACGACCCATTACGTCGAGTACATGGCGCACGAGGCGACGTTCATCCCCGTCGAGGACTGGCCGCTCTGGCGGTTCCGCATGGATCATTTCCGCGCCAGATGGGCGGCAGCCGACTCCTGGATGAGCACCAACACGCGCACCCTGCGTTGGGTGCAGGACGAACTCCGCGCCAGGGGTCCGCTGCGACCGGCCGACCTCCGAGACGATGCTCCTCGGGAGCGAGGCACGTGGTGGGATTGGGACGACGTGAAGCTCGCCCTCGAGCATCTGTGGCGCACCGGCGACGTGGCGATCAGTGGCCGAAAGGGCTTCGAGCGCACGTACGCGCTCGCCGAGCAGGTGATCCCCGACGCCATACTGTCGCAGCAGGTGCCCCGTGACGACGCGATCCGCGAGCTCATCCGGCGAGCGGCGCGATCGTCGGGAGTCGCAACGCAGTCGGACCTCGCTGACTACCACCGCATCCGCGATCGCGCGGCGGTCACGCAGTCGATCGTGGATCTGGTCGACTCCGGCGAGATACTGCCGGTCTCCGTGCGCGGCTGGGACAGGGGCGGTCGTCCGCTGCCCAGCTGGCGGCACCGCGATGCCGTGCTGCCGCGCAGTATCGAGGCCGCCGCACTCCTGACGCCATTCGATCCGGTGGTCTGGTTCCGTGACCGCGCGCTGCGCGCGTTCGAGCTCGATTACCGGATCGAGATCTACGTTCCCGCAGAGAAGCGGCGATACGGGTACTACTCGCTGCCCGTGCTCGTCGGTGACCGCATCGTCGCGCGTGTCGATCTGAAGGCCGACCGAGCGACGTCTACGCTCCAGGTGCAGTCGGCATGGTGGGAGCCTCAGTCCCGACCGGACGCGGATGCCGAGAAGATCGCCGCTGAGCTCTCGCTCGCGGCGGAGTGGCAGGGGCTCGCGCACGTCTCCGTCTCGCGCTGGGGCACGGCGGCCGAGGCACTGCATGCAGCGCTGTCCGGGCGCGCAGACGCATCGGTGCGTCGCCACGTGCATGCCAGGGAGGTCGCCGAGTGA
- a CDS encoding AI-2E family transporter, which yields MSEEQRPRLRDLFRPRPVSPDRIPTVDVDATVPFGLRVAAAYAWRLLLLAAVVAGFIWLVIELKLLVIPLMVGILITALLWPGFQWMLRHRFPRWLAVALSIIGTLTIVSLLLWLVIWQIRAQLPDVQERSSQAVDEFRTFLLDGPLHLSESQIQGYIDQGLEIINEQTQALLNGALAVGTTAAHVVTGAVLSLFILICLLADGRGIWKWTLRLFPRAARPAADAAGSNGFATIVNYARTQLLVAAIDAVGIGLGAALLGVPLAIPVAVLVFLGSFIPIVGAVVTGAIAVLLALVYNGPWIALAMLAVVLGVQQLEGHILQPILMGSAVKVHPLAVVLVVAGGSMVGGIPGALFAVPLAAFVNVAAVTVSTGAWRTGDQPDADLIWSTVPRERTRRNR from the coding sequence ATGAGCGAAGAGCAGCGACCGCGGCTGAGAGATCTCTTCCGACCGCGCCCTGTGTCCCCGGACCGCATTCCGACCGTCGACGTCGATGCGACAGTGCCCTTCGGGCTGCGCGTCGCCGCGGCATACGCATGGCGGCTGCTGCTGCTCGCGGCCGTCGTCGCCGGATTCATCTGGCTCGTCATCGAGCTCAAACTGCTCGTCATCCCGCTGATGGTCGGCATCCTCATCACGGCGCTGCTCTGGCCGGGTTTCCAGTGGATGCTGCGCCACCGCTTCCCGCGCTGGCTGGCCGTCGCCCTCTCGATCATCGGCACGCTGACGATCGTGTCGCTGCTGCTCTGGCTCGTGATCTGGCAGATCCGTGCGCAGCTCCCCGATGTGCAGGAGCGCAGCTCACAAGCCGTCGACGAGTTCCGCACGTTCCTCCTCGACGGCCCGCTGCACCTCAGCGAATCGCAGATCCAGGGCTACATCGATCAGGGTCTCGAGATCATCAACGAGCAGACGCAGGCTCTGCTCAACGGCGCCCTCGCGGTCGGCACCACCGCCGCGCACGTCGTGACCGGAGCGGTGCTCTCGCTGTTCATCCTCATCTGCCTGCTGGCCGACGGGCGCGGGATCTGGAAGTGGACGCTGCGCCTCTTCCCGCGTGCCGCACGCCCTGCCGCCGACGCCGCCGGGAGCAACGGCTTCGCGACGATCGTCAACTACGCACGCACCCAGCTGCTCGTCGCCGCGATCGACGCCGTCGGAATCGGCCTCGGAGCCGCTCTGCTCGGTGTTCCGCTGGCGATCCCCGTCGCCGTGCTCGTTTTCCTCGGTTCGTTCATCCCGATCGTCGGTGCCGTCGTGACCGGCGCGATCGCCGTTCTGCTCGCCCTCGTCTACAACGGCCCCTGGATCGCGCTCGCGATGCTGGCCGTCGTGCTCGGCGTGCAGCAGCTCGAGGGCCACATCCTGCAGCCGATCCTGATGGGCTCGGCTGTCAAGGTCCATCCGCTCGCCGTCGTCCTGGTGGTCGCCGGGGGATCGATGGTCGGCGGCATTCCCGGGGCGCTCTTCGCGGTGCCCCTCGCGGCCTTCGTCAACGTCGCCGCGGTGACAGTCAGCACCGGTGCCTGGCGCACCGGCGATCAACCGGACGCAGACCTGATCTGGAGCACAGTGCCGCGCGAGCGCACACGGAGGAATCGATGA
- the ilvA gene encoding threonine ammonia-lyase, with the protein MSAVPSLTEFENAAQSLAEVITHTPTLPSRALSDVLGAPVLLKMENLQRTGSFKIRGAAYRLSRLSAEERSHGVVAASAGNHAQGVALAAQALGIPATIFMPIGVPVPKLLATRGYGAEVVLEGETVATSLRLAAEFSERTGAMLIHPFDHRDVVIGQGTLGLELLEDAPEVDTIVLGIGGGGLIAGVAAAVKARAAQLGRSVRIIGVQAENAAAMPPSLHAGHPVDIETRPTIADGILVARPGAIPFDIIKDLVDEVVTVSDDDLARAILILLEQAKVVVEPAGAAGVAAILAGKVSATGTTMAVLSGGNIDPLLLQRVVAHGLAASGRYLTIRIPLPDRPGQLARVSELIAAAGANVIEAMHTRHGHGLQISEVFLELSVETRGAEHSEHTLDTLRHAGFHPIVVPD; encoded by the coding sequence ATGAGCGCAGTCCCCAGCCTGACCGAGTTCGAGAACGCCGCTCAGAGTCTGGCTGAGGTGATCACGCACACTCCGACTCTGCCGTCACGCGCGCTGTCCGACGTCCTCGGCGCCCCCGTCCTGCTGAAGATGGAGAATCTGCAGCGCACGGGGTCGTTCAAGATCCGCGGTGCCGCCTACCGGCTCTCTCGCCTGAGTGCCGAAGAGCGATCGCACGGGGTCGTCGCCGCCTCGGCCGGCAATCACGCCCAGGGTGTCGCTCTGGCGGCGCAGGCTCTCGGCATTCCCGCGACGATCTTCATGCCCATCGGCGTGCCGGTGCCGAAGCTGCTCGCCACGCGCGGGTACGGCGCCGAGGTGGTGCTCGAGGGCGAGACCGTCGCGACCTCGCTCCGGCTCGCTGCGGAGTTCTCCGAGCGCACCGGAGCCATGCTCATCCACCCGTTCGACCACCGCGACGTCGTGATCGGCCAGGGCACGCTCGGACTCGAACTGCTCGAGGACGCGCCCGAGGTCGACACGATCGTGCTGGGCATCGGCGGCGGCGGGCTGATCGCGGGGGTCGCTGCCGCGGTCAAGGCCCGAGCGGCTCAGCTCGGTCGATCCGTGCGCATCATCGGCGTGCAGGCTGAGAACGCGGCTGCGATGCCGCCCTCGCTCCACGCCGGACACCCGGTGGACATCGAGACCAGGCCCACCATCGCCGACGGCATCCTCGTCGCGCGCCCCGGCGCCATCCCGTTCGACATCATCAAGGATCTCGTCGATGAGGTCGTCACCGTGTCGGACGACGACCTGGCGCGAGCGATCCTGATCCTGCTCGAGCAGGCCAAAGTGGTCGTCGAGCCCGCCGGCGCTGCCGGTGTCGCGGCAATCCTGGCGGGCAAGGTCTCGGCGACGGGCACCACGATGGCGGTGCTGTCGGGAGGCAACATCGACCCGCTCCTGCTGCAGCGCGTCGTCGCTCACGGGCTCGCGGCGTCGGGTCGATATCTCACGATCCGCATCCCGCTGCCCGATCGCCCTGGTCAGCTCGCGCGCGTGTCCGAGCTGATCGCCGCGGCCGGGGCGAACGTGATCGAGGCGATGCATACGCGCCACGGACACGGCCTGCAGATCAGCGAAGTGTTCCTCGAGCTCAGTGTCGAGACGCGCGGTGCCGAGCACTCCGAGCACACCCTCGACACGCTCCGCCACGCCGGCTTCCATCCGATCGTCGTGCCGGACTGA
- the greA gene encoding transcription elongation factor GreA: MSTDAQVPFLTQEAYDRLVAELEHLSTTGREEIAKRIEAAREEGDLKENGGYHAAKDEQGKQEARIRTLENLLKTAKVGEAPASRGIVEPGTVVTAMVAGGEEIFLLGSREIAVGSDLDVYSEASPLGQAILGLKVGEKSSYEAPNGRAISVEIVKVETYTG; the protein is encoded by the coding sequence ATGTCTACTGACGCTCAGGTTCCCTTCCTCACGCAGGAAGCGTATGACCGGCTCGTCGCCGAGCTCGAGCACCTCTCCACCACCGGTCGCGAAGAGATCGCCAAGCGCATCGAAGCGGCCCGCGAAGAGGGAGACCTCAAGGAGAACGGCGGATACCACGCCGCCAAGGACGAGCAGGGCAAGCAGGAGGCGCGGATCCGCACCCTCGAGAACCTCCTCAAGACGGCCAAGGTCGGTGAGGCACCCGCGAGCCGCGGCATCGTCGAGCCCGGCACCGTCGTCACCGCGATGGTCGCCGGCGGCGAAGAGATCTTCCTGCTCGGCAGCCGCGAGATCGCCGTGGGCAGCGACCTCGACGTGTACAGCGAAGCCAGCCCCCTCGGGCAGGCGATCCTCGGACTCAAGGTCGGCGAGAAGTCGTCCTACGAGGCTCCGAACGGCCGCGCGATCTCGGTCGAGATCGTGAAGGTCGAGACCTACACGGGCTGA
- a CDS encoding DUF4307 domain-containing protein, which produces MTTAEQLDDRYGRTRTRRGPWIVVITLAALLVGAFGWMIVTSQMNAVDSDDLGFDLVDEHSVTVRFQITGVQGKDVACVVEALDEEFGVVGWKVVEIPAGDTHSQALSATVPTVSAATTGLVNSCWVA; this is translated from the coding sequence GTGACGACCGCAGAACAGCTCGACGACCGCTATGGCCGCACCCGCACCCGACGGGGTCCGTGGATCGTCGTCATCACCCTCGCCGCACTTCTCGTCGGCGCATTCGGCTGGATGATCGTCACGTCGCAGATGAACGCCGTCGACTCCGACGACCTCGGCTTCGACCTGGTCGACGAGCACAGCGTCACCGTGCGCTTCCAGATCACCGGTGTGCAGGGCAAGGACGTGGCCTGCGTCGTCGAGGCGCTCGACGAGGAGTTCGGAGTGGTCGGATGGAAGGTCGTCGAGATCCCCGCGGGAGACACGCATTCGCAGGCGCTCTCGGCCACGGTTCCCACCGTCTCAGCCGCGACGACAGGTTTGGTGAACAGCTGCTGGGTCGCCTAG
- the trhA gene encoding PAQR family membrane homeostasis protein TrhA: MEDAAHDAAVEIKPTWRGWLHAATFPIAIVAGVVLIAVAQGGAAKWAAAVFMASSLLLFGNSALYHRIDWSPKVKMILKRIDHANILLLIAGTYTPLAVLALPPGKGALLLVFVWSGALIGILFRVFWINAPRWLYVALYLLLGWAAVMYLADLFVANATMMALVIVGGLLYTGGAIVYALKKPNPWPGHFGFHEIFHLCTVLAFLCHWVACLLIALEPLSPSLGA, from the coding sequence ATGGAGGATGCGGCGCACGACGCCGCCGTCGAGATCAAGCCCACCTGGCGAGGCTGGCTGCATGCGGCCACCTTCCCGATCGCGATCGTCGCCGGCGTGGTGCTGATCGCCGTCGCACAGGGCGGAGCCGCGAAATGGGCCGCCGCGGTGTTCATGGCGTCATCGCTGCTGCTGTTCGGCAATTCGGCGCTCTATCACCGGATCGACTGGAGTCCGAAGGTCAAGATGATCCTCAAGAGGATCGACCACGCGAACATCCTGCTCCTGATCGCCGGCACGTACACCCCGCTCGCCGTGCTGGCGCTCCCCCCGGGCAAGGGCGCGCTGCTCCTCGTCTTCGTCTGGTCAGGTGCGCTGATCGGCATCCTGTTCCGGGTGTTCTGGATCAATGCCCCTCGGTGGCTGTACGTCGCGCTCTACCTGCTGCTCGGATGGGCGGCGGTGATGTACCTCGCCGATCTGTTCGTCGCGAACGCGACCATGATGGCGCTCGTCATCGTCGGCGGTCTGCTCTACACCGGCGGCGCGATCGTCTACGCGCTCAAGAAGCCGAACCCGTGGCCCGGCCACTTCGGCTTCCACGAGATCTTCCACCTGTGCACGGTGCTCGCGTTCCTGTGCCACTGGGTCGCGTGCCTGCTCATCGCGCTGGAACCGCTGTCCCCGTCGCTCGGGGCCTGA
- a CDS encoding isoprenyl transferase yields the protein MSRDVQGRGPLYRLYTSRLRRHLDPASVPHHVAMMIDGNRRWARQLGYETPAEGHRAGAAKMREFLGWCDELGIRVVSLYLLSSDNLLKRDSAELADLIEIIAELAEALSREGNWRVKHVGRSDILPAELARVLDDAQERTRDHTGLHVNLAVGYGGRNEIVDAVRSIVTAHQASGGTIEDLAAHLTPEMIGEHLYTGGQPDPDLVIRTSGEQRLSDFLLWQSAHSEFYFVEALGPDLRQVDFLRAIRDFADRDRRFGR from the coding sequence ATGTCACGCGATGTTCAGGGGCGAGGGCCGCTGTACCGGCTCTACACCAGCCGGCTTCGCCGACACCTGGACCCCGCGTCGGTTCCGCATCACGTCGCGATGATGATCGACGGCAATCGGCGATGGGCGCGTCAGCTGGGCTATGAGACGCCGGCAGAGGGTCATCGTGCCGGTGCCGCCAAGATGCGGGAGTTCCTCGGATGGTGCGACGAGCTCGGCATCCGTGTGGTGTCGCTCTATCTTCTGTCGAGTGACAACCTGCTCAAGCGCGACTCGGCCGAGCTGGCCGACCTGATCGAGATCATCGCCGAGCTCGCCGAGGCGTTGTCGCGCGAAGGCAACTGGCGAGTGAAGCACGTCGGCCGCTCCGACATCCTCCCTGCCGAACTCGCGAGAGTGCTCGACGACGCGCAGGAGCGCACACGCGACCATACGGGGCTGCACGTCAATCTCGCGGTCGGCTACGGCGGACGCAACGAGATCGTCGACGCCGTGCGCAGCATCGTCACAGCGCACCAGGCGTCCGGGGGAACCATCGAAGATCTCGCCGCGCATCTCACGCCCGAGATGATCGGCGAGCATCTCTACACCGGTGGCCAGCCGGATCCCGATCTCGTCATCCGCACGAGCGGAGAGCAGCGTCTGAGCGACTTCCTGCTGTGGCAGAGCGCCCATAGCGAGTTCTACTTCGTCGAGGCACTCGGGCCGGATCTGCGCCAGGTCGACTTCCTCCGGGCGATCCGCGACTTCGCCGATCGCGATCGGCGCTTCGGTCGCTGA
- a CDS encoding PhoH family protein encodes MTSRTAQQSTGTAQQSTRKTTTRAASADPDQDLRTYVLDTSVLLSDPQAFFRFAEHSVVVPVVVITELEGKRHDPEIGYFARQALRHLDDLRIEHGRLDFPVEVGDGGTLRVELANTDASVLPAGIRLSDNDTRILSVAMNLAQDGQDVTIVSKDLPMRVKAASLGLRAEEYLAEQAIDSGWTGITTLDLSGDDISDLYESEVGISEDARGLAVNTGLIIHSERGSALGRVTGDGEYKLVRGDRDIFGMHGRSAEQRIAIDLLTDPDIGIVSLGGRAGTGKSALALCAGLEAVLERQQQKKIIVFRPLFAVGGQELGYLPGDQGEKMGPWGQAVFDTLGSVVSGNVMEEVVERGILEVLPLTHIRGRSLHDAFVIVDEAQSLERNVLLTVLSRMGQNSRVILTHDVGQRDNLRVGRHDGIASVIETLKGHDLFAHVTLMRSERSAIAALVTELLEGGELS; translated from the coding sequence GTGACCTCACGTACAGCGCAGCAGTCCACAGGCACCGCGCAGCAGTCCACCCGTAAGACGACGACGCGAGCGGCGTCCGCTGATCCTGATCAGGATCTCCGGACCTACGTGCTCGACACGTCCGTCCTGCTGAGTGATCCTCAGGCCTTCTTCCGGTTCGCCGAGCATTCGGTGGTCGTGCCGGTCGTGGTCATCACCGAGCTCGAGGGCAAGCGCCACGATCCCGAGATCGGCTACTTCGCGCGCCAGGCGCTGCGTCACCTCGACGACCTGCGCATCGAACACGGGCGTCTGGACTTCCCGGTCGAGGTCGGTGACGGCGGCACGCTCCGCGTCGAGCTGGCCAACACCGATGCCTCGGTGCTCCCCGCCGGGATCCGGTTGAGCGACAACGACACCCGCATTCTCTCCGTCGCCATGAACCTCGCGCAGGACGGTCAGGACGTCACTATCGTCTCGAAGGACCTGCCGATGCGGGTCAAGGCGGCGTCCCTCGGCCTTCGCGCTGAGGAGTACCTCGCCGAGCAGGCCATCGACTCCGGATGGACCGGCATCACCACTCTCGACCTGTCGGGCGATGACATCAGCGACCTCTACGAGAGCGAGGTCGGCATCAGCGAAGACGCCAGGGGCCTGGCTGTCAACACCGGACTCATCATCCACTCCGAGCGCGGGTCGGCTCTCGGCAGAGTGACCGGCGACGGCGAGTACAAGCTCGTGCGCGGCGATCGCGACATCTTCGGCATGCACGGCCGATCCGCCGAGCAGCGGATCGCCATCGACCTGCTCACCGACCCCGACATCGGCATCGTCTCGCTCGGCGGGCGTGCAGGCACGGGTAAGTCGGCGCTGGCGCTCTGCGCGGGTCTCGAGGCGGTGCTCGAGCGGCAGCAGCAGAAGAAGATCATCGTGTTCCGGCCGCTGTTCGCCGTCGGAGGCCAGGAGCTCGGCTACCTGCCCGGCGACCAGGGCGAGAAGATGGGGCCCTGGGGGCAAGCGGTCTTCGACACGCTCGGCTCGGTGGTCTCGGGCAACGTCATGGAAGAGGTCGTCGAACGGGGCATCCTCGAGGTGCTTCCGCTCACGCACATCCGCGGTCGGTCGCTGCACGACGCGTTCGTGATCGTCGACGAGGCGCAATCGCTCGAGCGCAACGTGCTGCTGACGGTGCTCAGCCGCATGGGGCAGAACTCCCGAGTGATCCTGACCCACGACGTCGGTCAGCGCGACAACCTCCGGGTCGGTCGCCACGACGGCATCGCCAGTGTGATCGAGACGCTCAAGGGGCACGATCTCTTCGCCCACGTGACCCTCATGCGTTCCGAGCGCTCCGCCATCGCCGCCCTCGTGACAGAGCTTCTGGAGGGAGGCGAGCTCAGCTGA